A region from the Candidatus Nanoarchaeia archaeon genome encodes:
- a CDS encoding recombinase family protein → QRVLVEDLTRWSRRVEDGLKTIKEAAEYGCTVTSAAEGEVDVTMPDGWFRCALAFMMAEWASRSMSWKVKSGMDRLRNSTEKACRSCGVVHLGRHPGSCQCRRCLKKKG, encoded by the coding sequence CAGCGAGTTCTGGTGGAAGATCTGACTAGGTGGAGCAGGAGAGTAGAGGATGGCCTGAAAACAATTAAAGAAGCCGCAGAATATGGCTGCACAGTAACATCTGCGGCAGAGGGAGAGGTTGATGTTACGATGCCTGACGGCTGGTTTAGATGTGCCTTGGCCTTTATGATGGCTGAGTGGGCATCAAGGAGCATGAGCTGGAAGGTAAAGTCAGGCATGGATAGGCTCAGAAACAGCACAGAGAAGGCATGTAGGAGCTGCGGAGTTGTGCATCTTGGCAGGCATCCAGGAAGCTGCCAATGTAGAAGATGCCTCAAAAAGAAAGGGTAG